A DNA window from Micromonospora sp. NBC_01739 contains the following coding sequences:
- a CDS encoding DNA polymerase IV, which translates to MGRSQSIPRGGDPRFGPDADDTGCPILHVDMDAFYASVEVRHRPELRGRAVVVGGVGPRGVVSSASYEARRYGVRSAMPTMRARALCPHAIFLPPDFTRYSAASRAVMQIFRDVTPLVEPLSLDEAFLDVAGARRLFGSPAAIGRRIRERVAAEQGLTCSVGVGPSKFVAKLGSTRAKPDGLLVVPAAQVLDFLHPLPVSALWGVGERSAEALLRLGLRTVGDLAQAPIGMLRTALGQAAATHLHELAWGRDPRRVSPEQVEKSIGAEVTFEVDVVDPERLRRTILALAEKVGARLRDAGQVGRTVSVKVRMSDFRTVSRSRTLEVATDVAREIFDTAWSLFTALSPGDPIRLLGVRAEGLHPADATPRQLTLGEPERGWREAEVAADAAAARFGRSVIGPASLLIGRDGRRKENPTLP; encoded by the coding sequence GTGGGCCGCAGCCAGTCGATACCCCGGGGCGGTGATCCCCGCTTCGGGCCGGACGCCGACGACACCGGCTGTCCGATCCTGCATGTCGACATGGACGCCTTCTACGCCTCCGTGGAGGTCCGGCACCGGCCGGAACTGCGCGGCCGGGCCGTCGTGGTCGGCGGAGTCGGGCCGCGCGGGGTGGTCAGCTCCGCCAGCTACGAGGCCCGACGGTACGGCGTACGCAGCGCGATGCCCACCATGCGGGCCCGGGCCCTGTGCCCGCACGCGATCTTCCTGCCGCCGGATTTCACCCGCTACTCGGCCGCCTCCCGGGCGGTCATGCAGATCTTCCGGGACGTCACCCCGTTGGTCGAGCCGCTGTCGCTGGACGAGGCCTTCCTCGACGTAGCGGGGGCCCGAAGACTCTTCGGCTCGCCGGCGGCGATCGGCCGTCGCATCCGTGAACGGGTCGCGGCCGAACAGGGACTGACCTGTTCGGTGGGGGTGGGGCCGAGCAAGTTCGTCGCCAAGCTCGGCTCCACCCGGGCCAAACCCGACGGGTTGCTCGTCGTCCCGGCCGCCCAGGTGCTCGACTTCCTCCACCCGCTGCCGGTGTCGGCGCTGTGGGGGGTGGGGGAGCGCTCCGCCGAGGCGCTGCTGCGGCTCGGTCTGCGTACCGTCGGCGACCTGGCCCAGGCCCCGATCGGGATGCTGCGTACCGCGCTGGGTCAGGCCGCCGCCACCCACCTGCACGAGTTGGCCTGGGGGCGGGACCCGCGCCGGGTAAGCCCCGAGCAGGTGGAGAAGTCGATCGGCGCGGAGGTCACCTTCGAGGTCGACGTGGTCGACCCGGAACGCCTGCGCCGGACCATCCTCGCCCTGGCCGAGAAGGTCGGCGCCCGGCTGCGGGACGCCGGGCAGGTGGGACGAACCGTGTCGGTGAAGGTGCGAATGTCGGATTTTCGTACCGTCAGTCGATCGCGCACCTTGGAAGTAGCGACTGATGTCGCTCGGGAGATCTTCGACACGGCCTGGTCCTTGTTCACCGCTCTGTCCCCCGGTGACCCGATCCGTCTGCTGGGCGTACGCGCGGAGGGCCTGCATCCGGCGGACGCCACCCCCCGGCAGCTCACCCTCGGCGAGCCGGAGCGGGGATGGCGGGAGGCGGAGGTCGCGGCGGACGCCGCGGCTGCCCGTTTCGGGCGGTCCGTCATAGGTCCGGCCAGTCTGCTCATCGGTCGCGATGGGCGACGAAAGGAAAATCCGACCCTGCCATAG
- a CDS encoding DUF3040 domain-containing protein codes for MPLSEHEQRLFEQIERSLAEDPKFASAVRASDPRFHARRRLLVAAGLIVAGLALLVYGAVIKTPPLAVAGFVVMLASAAFAVQSHRRAQSPDLHVVGGTASRRRSRGRAGRRPGFIDRMEDRWRQRPEGHR; via the coding sequence GTGCCGCTCTCGGAGCACGAGCAGCGGCTGTTCGAGCAGATCGAGCGGTCGCTTGCCGAGGACCCCAAATTCGCCTCGGCCGTGCGCGCCAGCGATCCGCGCTTCCATGCGCGGCGTCGCCTGCTCGTCGCTGCCGGTCTGATCGTCGCCGGCTTGGCGTTGTTGGTATATGGCGCGGTGATCAAAACTCCGCCGCTGGCAGTGGCGGGGTTCGTTGTCATGTTGGCCTCGGCCGCGTTCGCGGTGCAGTCGCACCGTCGGGCGCAGTCGCCGGACCTGCACGTCGTCGGCGGCACAGCCAGTCGTCGCCGATCTCGCGGTCGTGCCGGACGGCGGCCGGGATTCATCGACCGGATGGAGGACCGGTGGCGGCAACGCCCGGAGGGGCACCGCTGA
- a CDS encoding transglutaminase TgpA family protein — MIAHRNLGLVAAAATLLASAPLSAIFERWTWFVQAVIAVAAVAAAAALARLGRFPLWAQVLAMLGGLTLALTWLFPSGGELLAVLPTPSTFGHFAQLITGSVEDMRAYGVKVPDTDPLLFVTVLGIGAVAVVVDVLCVGMRRPALAGLPMLAIYSVPVAVHVDSVPPLPFAIGAAGFLWLLVTDNVDRVRRFGRRFTGDGRDVDVWEASPLAAAGRRLAVVGLALAVLVPLAVPGMTVGLMNSFNSGVGSGLGTGLGGSPGRVDLFAALSGELNQSQVTDLVKVTTSEEEPFYLRFGVADDLRADGFRVRGSNGQRATGDLPDPAGGSRPGIERTRHRATVEVSRELNMNFLPFYAEPVNFADLGNNWFYDPNLQVLFSNRDNSRGKKFSFDYVRSTYTPQALRSAQPLPADLPLRRQQTVTPDVPEVRALVAELTQDRRTEYDKVRAIYDYFSEDNGFTYQLSTEEGTSGQQILDFLENKAGYCQQYAAAMAWMVRDAGIPARVAFGFTNGNRRTGDTLTLTNRNLHAWTEVYFDNFGWVPFDATPTYGVPGSTRSAWAPDVDAPEETTPQPGATDTPDEIDTTAAPDSGPNQFDEGVDPGAAASPDTPAGQSSPWPWLTLLGVLALLLLLAVPALRRLALRRRRGRPAPVARTLDPPDPTSATTGPPTVVVSADRARADAHAAWDELIDTLVDYRVRVDPTETPRATAERLARESVGADTEAGTAVRLLGRAEERARYARDPLTGEPLPAALRTVRGALAGQADRRTRLMATALPPSVLGRWRTTLADTSARLVASGGELRSRLLRFNPRRLLATRPPR, encoded by the coding sequence ATGATCGCCCACCGGAACCTGGGCCTGGTGGCCGCCGCGGCTACCCTGCTCGCCTCCGCGCCGCTGTCGGCCATCTTCGAACGCTGGACCTGGTTCGTGCAGGCCGTCATCGCGGTGGCCGCGGTGGCCGCCGCGGCGGCCCTGGCCCGACTCGGCCGGTTCCCGCTGTGGGCCCAGGTCCTGGCCATGCTGGGGGGCCTCACCCTCGCCCTGACCTGGCTGTTCCCCAGCGGTGGCGAGTTGCTGGCCGTGCTGCCCACCCCGAGCACCTTCGGGCACTTCGCCCAGTTGATCACCGGCTCGGTCGAGGACATGCGCGCCTACGGGGTCAAGGTGCCCGACACCGACCCCCTGCTGTTCGTCACCGTGCTCGGCATCGGTGCGGTGGCCGTGGTGGTGGACGTGCTCTGCGTCGGGATGCGTCGGCCGGCCCTGGCCGGGCTGCCGATGCTGGCGATCTACTCGGTGCCGGTGGCCGTCCACGTGGACAGCGTCCCGCCGTTGCCGTTCGCCATCGGCGCCGCCGGTTTCCTCTGGCTGCTGGTCACCGACAACGTGGACCGGGTCCGTCGCTTCGGTCGCCGGTTCACCGGTGACGGCCGCGACGTCGACGTGTGGGAGGCCTCCCCGTTGGCCGCCGCCGGTCGGCGGCTGGCCGTGGTGGGCCTGGCGCTGGCGGTGCTGGTGCCGCTGGCCGTGCCGGGAATGACCGTCGGCCTGATGAACTCCTTCAACTCCGGGGTGGGTTCCGGCCTCGGCACCGGGCTGGGCGGCTCACCCGGCCGGGTTGACCTGTTCGCCGCCCTCAGCGGGGAACTCAACCAGTCCCAGGTGACCGACCTGGTCAAGGTCACCACCAGCGAGGAGGAGCCCTTCTACCTGCGCTTCGGGGTCGCCGACGACCTGCGCGCCGACGGCTTCCGAGTCCGTGGCTCCAACGGCCAGCGGGCCACCGGGGATCTGCCGGATCCGGCCGGGGGGTCGCGGCCCGGCATCGAGCGGACGCGACACCGGGCCACCGTGGAGGTGTCCCGCGAGTTGAACATGAACTTCCTGCCGTTCTACGCCGAGCCGGTCAACTTCGCCGACCTCGGCAACAACTGGTTCTACGACCCGAACCTGCAAGTGCTCTTCTCCAACCGGGACAACTCCCGGGGCAAGAAGTTCTCGTTCGACTACGTACGGTCCACCTACACCCCGCAGGCCCTGCGCTCGGCGCAGCCGCTGCCGGCCGACCTGCCGTTGCGTCGACAGCAGACCGTCACCCCGGACGTGCCCGAGGTGCGGGCCCTGGTCGCGGAGCTGACCCAGGACAGGCGCACCGAGTACGACAAGGTCCGGGCCATCTACGACTACTTCTCCGAGGACAACGGCTTCACCTACCAGTTGAGTACCGAGGAGGGCACCAGCGGCCAGCAGATCCTCGACTTCCTGGAGAACAAGGCCGGCTATTGCCAGCAGTACGCCGCCGCGATGGCCTGGATGGTGCGCGACGCCGGCATCCCGGCGCGGGTCGCCTTCGGTTTCACCAACGGCAACCGGCGTACCGGTGACACCCTGACCCTGACCAACCGGAACCTGCACGCCTGGACCGAGGTCTACTTCGACAACTTCGGTTGGGTACCGTTCGACGCCACCCCGACCTACGGGGTGCCCGGCTCCACCCGGTCCGCCTGGGCGCCGGACGTCGATGCGCCGGAGGAGACCACGCCGCAGCCCGGCGCCACGGACACCCCGGACGAGATCGACACCACCGCGGCCCCGGACAGCGGCCCCAACCAGTTCGACGAGGGTGTCGACCCGGGTGCCGCCGCCAGCCCCGACACCCCCGCCGGGCAGTCCTCGCCGTGGCCCTGGCTGACCCTGCTCGGGGTGCTGGCGCTGCTCCTGCTGCTGGCCGTGCCGGCGCTGCGCCGGCTGGCCCTGCGTCGGCGTCGGGGTCGACCGGCCCCGGTCGCCCGGACCCTAGACCCGCCGGACCCGACCTCCGCCACGACCGGCCCGCCGACCGTGGTGGTCAGCGCCGACCGGGCCCGCGCGGACGCCCACGCCGCCTGGGACGAGCTGATCGACACCCTGGTCGACTACCGGGTCCGGGTGGACCCGACGGAGACCCCCCGGGCGACCGCCGAACGGCTGGCCCGGGAGTCGGTCGGCGCCGACACCGAGGCCGGTACGGCGGTACGCCTGCTCGGGCGGGCCGAGGAGCGGGCCCGCTACGCCCGGGACCCGTTGACCGGAGAGCCCCTGCCCGCCGCCCTGCGGACGGTCCGGGGTGCCCTGGCCGGGCAGGCCGACCGGCGTACCCGCCTGATGGCGACCGCCCTGCCCCCGTCGGTGCTGGGCCGTTGGCGCACCACCCTCGCGGACACCTCGGCCCGCCTGGTCGCCTCCGGCGGCGAACTCCGATCCCGACTCCTACGCTTCAACCCCCGCCGCCTCCTAGCCACCCGACCCCCCCGATAA
- a CDS encoding DUF58 domain-containing protein, with the protein MRDGLRGLTTRGRSFLAAAVAAAISAGILGEKDLLRVAVLLAVLPLLAALYVGRSRYKLACHRSLEPHRMPVGANARVVLRLQNMSRLPTGTLLLEDRLPYALGSRPRVVLERLGAHQASSVAYTVRADVRGRYEVGPLMVRMTDPFGLCELTRAFPGTDRLTVVPQVVPLPSVRLPGEYAGSGESRARSVAVHGEDDAATREYRRGDDLRRVHWKSTARTGELMVRREEQPWESRATVLLDTRAYGHHGDGPTASFEWAVSAAASIAVHLRQAGYKLRLVTGAGVDIDAGEGGDGQLLDHLAEVRLDQRVEITTLMQHVRQRSDGGLIIGLFGSLSTAEAELLAGLRANNATCVSFLLDSSAWLNLPAQARAEADQAHDAAALALLQSGWRVIGVDHGGRLPALWPQAGRGSQGFALRAAMAETVAGGVR; encoded by the coding sequence GTGCGTGACGGTCTGCGCGGACTGACCACCCGTGGCCGCTCGTTCCTGGCCGCCGCGGTGGCGGCGGCCATCTCCGCCGGCATACTCGGCGAGAAGGATCTGCTCCGGGTGGCCGTGCTGCTGGCCGTCCTGCCCCTGCTAGCCGCCCTCTACGTCGGTCGGAGCCGGTACAAGTTGGCCTGTCACCGGTCGCTGGAGCCGCACCGGATGCCGGTCGGGGCCAACGCCCGGGTGGTGCTGCGGTTGCAGAACATGTCCCGGCTGCCCACCGGCACCCTGCTGCTGGAGGATCGCCTGCCGTACGCCCTGGGCAGTCGTCCCAGGGTCGTGCTGGAACGGCTCGGCGCCCACCAGGCCAGCTCGGTGGCGTACACCGTGCGGGCCGACGTCCGCGGCCGGTACGAGGTGGGTCCGCTGATGGTGCGGATGACCGACCCCTTCGGGTTGTGCGAACTCACCCGGGCCTTCCCGGGTACCGACCGGCTGACGGTCGTCCCGCAGGTGGTGCCGCTGCCGTCGGTGCGGCTGCCCGGGGAGTACGCCGGCAGTGGTGAGAGCCGGGCCCGTTCGGTGGCGGTGCACGGCGAGGACGACGCGGCGACCCGTGAGTACCGGCGCGGCGACGACCTGCGCCGGGTGCACTGGAAGTCGACCGCCCGCACGGGTGAGCTGATGGTGCGCCGGGAGGAACAGCCCTGGGAGAGCCGGGCCACCGTGCTGCTGGACACCCGGGCGTACGGCCATCACGGTGACGGGCCGACGGCCAGTTTCGAGTGGGCCGTCTCGGCGGCGGCCAGCATCGCCGTACACCTGCGTCAGGCCGGCTACAAGCTGCGCCTGGTCACCGGCGCCGGGGTGGACATCGACGCGGGAGAGGGCGGCGACGGGCAGCTGCTCGACCATCTCGCGGAGGTCCGGCTGGACCAGCGGGTCGAGATCACCACCCTGATGCAGCACGTCCGGCAACGCTCCGACGGTGGTCTGATCATCGGCCTGTTCGGGTCGCTGAGCACGGCCGAGGCGGAGTTGCTGGCCGGGCTGCGGGCCAACAACGCCACCTGTGTGAGTTTCCTGCTGGACAGCTCCGCCTGGCTTAACCTGCCGGCCCAGGCCCGGGCCGAGGCCGACCAGGCCCACGACGCCGCCGCCCTGGCCCTGCTCCAGTCCGGTTGGCGGGTCATCGGGGTCGACCACGGTGGTCGACTGCCGGCCCTCTGGCCACAGGCCGGGCGGGGTTCGCAAGGGTTCGCCCTGCGTGCGGCGATGGCCGAGACGGTGGCCGGCGGCGTGCGATGA
- a CDS encoding AAA family ATPase, which yields MTQQTWDEVGGLLPFDEFRAASDAIVANIEQVIEGKTATVRLALAVLLAEGHLLIEDVPGVGKTKLAKALARSIDCSVRRIQFTPDLLPSDVTGVSVYNQETHDFEFRPGAVFANLVVGDEINRASPKTQSALLECMEERQVTVDGVTYQLQTPFMVIATQNPIEMEGTYPLPEAQRDRFTARIAMGYPDPAAELAMLDAHGAVDPLAALRPVSDAETVRRLIGHVRQVHVADAVKQYAVDLVTATRESPDLRLGASPRCTLQMLRTARAVAALDGRDYVLPDDLQALAVPVLAHRLIPTADAQLARRTTDAIIAELVHRLPLPHDRKRSPYDNRPPTGNGRAPFEPRRP from the coding sequence GTGACACAGCAGACCTGGGACGAGGTTGGCGGCCTGTTGCCGTTCGACGAGTTCCGCGCCGCCAGCGACGCCATCGTGGCCAACATCGAACAGGTCATCGAGGGCAAGACCGCCACCGTGCGACTCGCCCTGGCCGTCCTGCTCGCCGAGGGTCACCTGCTCATCGAGGACGTACCGGGAGTCGGCAAGACCAAGCTGGCCAAGGCGCTGGCCCGGTCCATCGACTGTTCGGTACGCCGCATCCAGTTCACCCCCGACCTGCTGCCCAGCGACGTCACCGGGGTCAGCGTCTACAACCAGGAGACCCACGACTTCGAGTTCCGCCCGGGTGCCGTCTTCGCCAACCTGGTCGTCGGCGACGAGATCAACCGGGCCTCCCCGAAGACCCAGTCCGCCCTGCTGGAGTGCATGGAGGAACGGCAGGTCACGGTCGACGGGGTGACCTACCAGCTGCAGACCCCCTTCATGGTGATCGCCACCCAGAACCCGATCGAGATGGAGGGGACATACCCCCTGCCGGAGGCGCAGCGGGACCGCTTCACCGCCCGGATCGCGATGGGTTACCCGGATCCGGCCGCCGAGCTGGCCATGCTCGACGCGCACGGTGCGGTGGATCCGCTGGCGGCCCTGCGGCCGGTCTCCGACGCCGAGACGGTACGCCGACTGATCGGGCACGTCCGGCAGGTGCACGTCGCCGACGCGGTCAAGCAGTACGCCGTCGACCTGGTCACCGCCACCCGTGAGTCGCCCGACCTGCGGCTCGGCGCCTCCCCCCGGTGCACCCTGCAGATGCTGCGCACCGCCCGGGCCGTGGCCGCCCTGGACGGGCGGGACTACGTGCTTCCGGACGACCTTCAGGCGCTGGCCGTGCCCGTACTGGCGCACCGGCTCATCCCCACCGCGGACGCCCAGCTGGCCCGGCGCACCACCGACGCGATCATCGCCGAGCTGGTGCACCGGCTGCCCCTGCCGCACGACCGCAAGCGCTCGCCGTACGACAACCGGCCGCCGACCGGCAACGGCCGGGCCCCCTTCGAGCCGCGGAGGCCGTGA